A region of Thermorudis peleae DNA encodes the following proteins:
- a CDS encoding BMP family ABC transporter substrate-binding protein, giving the protein MKRRDLIKAMIGMTVATACGQASSPTPTPASGGAAPTATKAAASTSGGTATSSGKLKVAFVYPAPVGDAGWSWAHDQGRQEIQQKFPDIETAYQENVPENPADAERVIRDFARKGFKIIVTCSFGYMDSTLKVAQEFPDTVFIHISGYKTAKNVGTAFGKIEEPRYVSGMLAGKMTKRNVLGYVAAFPIPEVIRGINAFTLGVRAVNPAAKVKVVWTNTWYDPQKERQAAESLIDSGADVVAQHQDSPATQQAAEARNVYGIGYDSDMHNAAPHANLTSPIWHWGVYYTQLVQQVKAGTWKSEQYWGGWKDGIVDLAPLNTMVPADIKQQIEAEVNKFKSGEKTIFTVFAGPLKDQQGQVKIPQGQSMTGDQILNMNWFVEGVEGTIPQ; this is encoded by the coding sequence ATGAAACGTCGCGACCTCATCAAAGCCATGATCGGCATGACCGTCGCAACGGCGTGTGGCCAAGCGAGCAGCCCAACGCCAACGCCAGCGAGTGGTGGAGCTGCGCCAACGGCGACGAAGGCCGCCGCAAGCACAAGCGGTGGCACGGCCACAAGTAGTGGCAAGCTCAAAGTCGCCTTTGTCTATCCAGCGCCAGTCGGCGACGCGGGTTGGAGTTGGGCCCACGACCAAGGGCGCCAAGAAATTCAGCAAAAATTCCCCGATATTGAAACAGCCTACCAGGAAAATGTGCCGGAAAATCCAGCGGACGCCGAGCGCGTCATCCGGGACTTTGCCCGCAAAGGATTCAAGATCATCGTGACCTGCTCCTTCGGCTACATGGACTCAACCCTCAAAGTCGCGCAAGAGTTCCCTGATACCGTCTTCATTCACATCTCTGGCTACAAGACGGCGAAAAACGTCGGGACAGCTTTCGGCAAGATCGAAGAGCCACGTTACGTCTCAGGGATGCTGGCCGGCAAGATGACAAAACGCAACGTCCTCGGGTATGTTGCCGCATTCCCAATCCCCGAAGTGATCCGCGGCATCAACGCATTTACGCTTGGCGTACGAGCCGTCAACCCTGCCGCAAAGGTCAAAGTCGTCTGGACCAACACCTGGTATGACCCGCAGAAAGAGCGCCAGGCAGCTGAATCGCTCATCGACAGCGGCGCCGATGTCGTTGCCCAGCATCAAGATTCGCCGGCAACACAGCAAGCCGCTGAAGCCCGCAATGTTTACGGCATAGGGTATGATAGCGACATGCACAATGCCGCGCCACATGCCAACTTGACGAGCCCAATTTGGCATTGGGGTGTCTACTATACGCAGCTTGTGCAGCAAGTAAAGGCAGGCACCTGGAAATCGGAGCAATACTGGGGCGGCTGGAAAGACGGTATTGTTGACCTTGCGCCACTAAACACGATGGTGCCAGCTGATATCAAGCAACAGATTGAGGCGGAGGTCAACAAGTTCAAGAGCGGTGAGAAAACAATCTTCACCGTCTTTGCTGGACCACTGAAAGATCAACAAGGCCAGGTGAAGATACCACAAGGACAGTCAATGACTGGCGACCAGATTCTCAACATGAACTGGTTTGTTGAGGGCGTTGAGGGGACGATCCCCCAGTAA
- a CDS encoding xanthine dehydrogenase family protein molybdopterin-binding subunit, which produces MSEVIGAALPRVDALDKVTGKACYPADLVRPGMLYGKVVFAHRVHARITRLDTQAARAYPGVVAVLTAADVPYNAYGLITEDQPLLCSDVVRYEGDKVALVLAESKDAAEEGARRVIVEYEDLPAITDPERALDPDAPLVHPARGTNLLLHVPIRKGDIARGFAEADVTVEGEFQTSWQEHAYLQPDAGIAYIDEHGRVVVETAGQWLHEDRRQIAKILGLPEEQVVIRYAAIGGAFGGREDLNVQPLLALAAWKLRRPVAIVWSREETTIGHHKRHPVRIRCRWGARRDGRITAVQADILADGGAYASTSAEVIKVAALFASGCYEVPNIWVDGYAVYTNNPPTGAFRGFGAPQAHFAAEIMVTKLAHALGIDPSELRRRNIYHEGSIEPTGHPLPPGVSAPLVLERCVDEARARLGYGQPREHPAPHLRRGVGLACGIKNLGYSFGYPEQATATVELFGRGDLERACVRIGAADVGQGAHTILRQIAAETLGLPLERIELICADSAEAPNAGSASASRMTLMGGRAVHDAAREALRKWHETDAEHVSATVQFRPPRTTPLDPETGECIPNYCYGYTAQAVEVEVNIITGQVRVVRVISVHDVGRAINRQQVEGQIEGCLAQALGFALLEHFQVRDGKILTPNFSTYLLPTVLDMPEEIIPVILEHDDPNGPYGARGMAEMPLVPFAAAVAIAIHDAVGVWITRLPMTPERVLDALGAAQHHQAPALR; this is translated from the coding sequence ATGTCCGAAGTAATTGGCGCTGCGCTGCCGAGAGTCGATGCACTTGACAAGGTTACCGGCAAAGCGTGCTATCCGGCCGACCTCGTTCGGCCGGGCATGCTCTACGGGAAAGTGGTCTTTGCTCACCGCGTCCACGCGCGGATCACCCGGCTCGATACGCAGGCTGCACGTGCCTATCCCGGCGTCGTCGCCGTGCTCACTGCTGCAGACGTGCCATACAACGCCTATGGCTTGATCACCGAAGACCAGCCATTGCTCTGCAGCGACGTTGTCCGTTACGAAGGCGACAAGGTTGCACTCGTGCTCGCTGAGAGCAAAGACGCCGCTGAAGAAGGCGCGCGCCGTGTCATCGTCGAATACGAAGACTTGCCCGCGATCACTGACCCAGAGCGCGCACTTGACCCCGATGCCCCACTGGTCCATCCTGCGCGTGGCACGAACCTCCTGCTCCATGTGCCAATTCGCAAAGGGGATATTGCTCGTGGCTTTGCTGAAGCCGATGTGACAGTCGAGGGGGAGTTTCAGACGTCTTGGCAAGAGCATGCCTACCTGCAGCCTGATGCTGGCATTGCCTACATTGACGAGCATGGACGGGTTGTCGTCGAAACCGCTGGGCAATGGCTCCACGAAGATCGACGGCAGATCGCCAAAATCCTTGGCTTACCTGAGGAGCAGGTAGTCATTCGTTATGCAGCAATTGGCGGCGCTTTCGGCGGACGCGAGGACTTGAACGTGCAGCCGCTGCTTGCCCTGGCCGCATGGAAGCTGCGCCGTCCGGTCGCCATCGTCTGGAGTCGCGAAGAGACAACCATTGGCCACCATAAGCGTCACCCGGTGCGGATTCGCTGTCGCTGGGGCGCTCGACGCGACGGCAGGATCACAGCTGTGCAGGCAGACATTCTGGCTGATGGTGGCGCATATGCTTCCACAAGCGCGGAGGTGATCAAAGTCGCCGCGCTCTTCGCCTCCGGCTGCTATGAAGTGCCGAATATTTGGGTTGACGGCTACGCCGTCTACACAAACAATCCGCCAACCGGGGCGTTCCGCGGCTTTGGCGCACCACAGGCACACTTTGCCGCGGAGATCATGGTCACAAAACTTGCCCATGCGCTGGGCATTGATCCGAGTGAGCTCCGCCGCCGCAACATCTACCATGAAGGCAGTATCGAGCCGACCGGGCATCCGCTACCACCAGGCGTTAGTGCGCCGCTTGTCCTCGAGCGCTGTGTTGACGAAGCTCGAGCGCGGCTCGGCTACGGCCAGCCACGCGAGCATCCAGCCCCACATCTCCGCCGCGGCGTTGGGCTGGCCTGTGGGATCAAGAACCTCGGCTACTCCTTCGGCTATCCCGAACAGGCTACGGCCACCGTTGAACTCTTCGGCCGTGGCGACCTGGAGCGCGCCTGCGTTCGCATTGGCGCAGCTGACGTTGGCCAAGGAGCCCACACGATCCTGCGGCAGATTGCGGCTGAAACACTCGGTTTACCGCTTGAGCGGATCGAGTTAATCTGCGCCGATAGTGCAGAAGCGCCCAACGCTGGCAGCGCTTCAGCCTCGCGGATGACACTGATGGGTGGGCGAGCAGTACACGATGCTGCTCGTGAAGCGCTCCGCAAGTGGCACGAAACGGACGCTGAGCACGTTAGCGCCACCGTTCAGTTTCGCCCGCCACGCACGACGCCGCTTGACCCAGAGACCGGCGAATGCATCCCCAACTACTGCTACGGCTACACGGCGCAGGCCGTAGAGGTGGAGGTGAACATAATCACCGGGCAAGTTCGTGTCGTGCGTGTTATCAGTGTGCACGATGTTGGCCGAGCAATCAACCGCCAGCAAGTCGAGGGGCAAATCGAGGGATGCCTTGCCCAGGCACTCGGCTTCGCGCTGCTCGAGCACTTCCAGGTCCGTGATGGCAAGATCCTGACACCAAACTTCAGCACATATTTGCTTCCGACTGTGCTCGACATGCCCGAGGAGATCATCCCGGTCATCCTCGAACATGACGATCCGAATGGTCCCTACGGAGCACGCGGCATGGCCGAGATGCCACTGGTGCCGTTTGCCGCTGCCGTCGCGATCGCGATTCACGATGCCGTTGGGGTGTGGATCACACGCCTGCCAATGACGCCAGAGCGAGTGTTAGATGCGTTAGGAGCAGCTCAGCATCATCAGGCACCCGCGCTGCGTTAA
- a CDS encoding FAD binding domain-containing protein yields the protein MLWQHYYRPTTLTDALTLLDTLQGQARLVAGGTDVLVELRRGIRPTTTLIDLTALSELRFIREENGTLVLGALTTHNDVIASPLCIERAFPLAQACWEVGAPAIRTRATVAGNIVTASPANDTITPLVALDAAVVLTSLQHERVVPLREFYTGVRKTVLAPNELVREIRIPALRPTQRGIFLKLGLRRAQAISVVNVAIVLTFDGAHIAESALALGSVAPTIIRARSAEAFLRGRALTPETIDQAAQLASQDAAPIDDIRGSARYRHTAVAALVRQGLEQLAIGQERQGWPTRPVLLEIPTPSPAIVPFNGTIHVTINGQPTVLPPSAATKPLLDALREDAGLTGAKEGCAEGECGACTVWLNGQAVMSCLVPAPQAHGGEIVTIEGLAGTRPSPTGLHPVQAAFIEHGAVQCGFCIPGMLMASAMLLEERPQPTPDEVRVALSGNICRCTGYRKIVDAVLAAGGVACPK from the coding sequence ATGCTCTGGCAACACTACTATCGCCCAACGACACTGACCGACGCCCTTACGCTGCTTGACACTCTCCAAGGACAAGCACGCCTCGTCGCCGGCGGTACGGATGTCCTCGTTGAGCTTCGCCGAGGCATTCGGCCGACAACGACCTTAATCGACCTCACAGCGCTCTCGGAGCTGCGCTTCATTCGTGAAGAGAACGGCACACTCGTGCTCGGCGCGCTGACGACTCACAACGACGTCATTGCCTCACCACTATGCATTGAGCGCGCGTTCCCGCTTGCCCAGGCCTGTTGGGAAGTTGGCGCTCCAGCAATTCGCACGCGCGCGACCGTCGCCGGGAATATCGTCACCGCATCGCCTGCCAACGATACCATCACCCCGCTTGTTGCCCTTGACGCGGCAGTTGTACTGACCAGCCTGCAGCATGAGCGTGTTGTGCCATTGCGCGAGTTCTACACCGGCGTCCGGAAAACGGTCCTTGCCCCCAACGAACTCGTCCGTGAAATCCGCATCCCAGCCCTGCGTCCAACACAACGCGGCATCTTCCTCAAACTCGGGCTACGACGGGCGCAGGCGATCTCAGTTGTCAATGTCGCCATCGTACTCACGTTCGATGGAGCCCATATCGCCGAAAGTGCTCTTGCGCTCGGCAGTGTAGCCCCGACCATCATCCGTGCACGCAGCGCCGAGGCATTCCTGCGTGGCCGCGCCCTTACTCCAGAGACAATCGACCAGGCCGCGCAGCTCGCCAGCCAGGACGCTGCGCCGATCGACGATATCCGCGGCTCAGCCCGTTACCGACACACGGCAGTCGCCGCACTTGTACGTCAAGGACTCGAGCAGCTGGCGATCGGGCAAGAACGTCAGGGGTGGCCGACAAGACCTGTGCTACTGGAAATCCCCACACCCAGCCCAGCGATAGTGCCCTTTAACGGAACCATCCATGTCACGATCAACGGCCAGCCCACTGTCTTGCCGCCAAGTGCGGCCACGAAGCCTTTACTCGATGCGTTGCGCGAGGACGCTGGGTTGACGGGCGCGAAAGAAGGCTGTGCCGAGGGTGAATGTGGCGCCTGCACCGTTTGGCTGAATGGACAAGCGGTGATGTCGTGTCTTGTGCCAGCACCACAAGCACACGGCGGCGAAATCGTCACGATTGAAGGGTTAGCGGGCACGAGGCCGTCACCAACCGGCCTCCATCCTGTCCAAGCAGCCTTTATCGAACACGGCGCCGTGCAGTGCGGCTTCTGCATCCCGGGAATGCTCATGGCGAGCGCAATGCTGCTAGAGGAACGGCCACAACCGACCCCTGACGAGGTGAGAGTGGCGTTAAGTGGCAATATCTGCCGCTGCACAGGCTATCGGAAGATTGTTGATGCCGTGCTGGCAGCCGGAGGTGTCGCATGTCCGAAGTAA
- the uraH gene encoding hydroxyisourate hydrolase, producing MGQLTTHVLDTARGRPAAGLALSLWRIAPSGERVLLTTTRTNADGRTSAPLLAGDAFTAGTYELVFEVGDYFAGHPDVSQPPFLDQVPVRFTVADPAAHYHVPLLVSPWSYVTYRGS from the coding sequence ATGGGCCAACTTACCACCCACGTACTCGATACGGCCCGCGGGCGGCCCGCTGCAGGACTCGCCCTGAGCCTCTGGCGCATTGCGCCAAGCGGCGAGCGCGTGCTGCTCACCACGACGCGAACCAATGCCGACGGGCGGACATCTGCGCCGCTGCTTGCCGGTGACGCTTTCACAGCTGGGACCTACGAACTCGTCTTCGAGGTCGGTGACTACTTCGCCGGGCACCCGGATGTAAGCCAGCCGCCGTTCCTCGACCAGGTTCCAGTGCGCTTCACAGTTGCTGATCCAGCTGCCCACTACCATGTCCCGCTGCTCGTCTCACCATGGTCGTACGTAACGTACCGAGGGAGTTAA
- the pucL gene encoding factor-independent urate hydroxylase, which yields MTEMVTYQHSYGKAYIPVYRFSARPLTGLSPIPESSFTGRTNMAFFHEVDLEVFGERFLRSYTDGDNRDVIATDSMKNFILRHSLDFDGATQEAFLFFLGSAFLKTYQHVEHVRLTAREIPFVPLTVPQNGQFVSSTIAFAASPGAYATATLALARDGGHTLVTEHQCGYVNQLLMKLSGSAFTGFIRDDYTTLPETRDRPLAIKLDVFWQYQTADDLLAPDHGRYVAAEQVRDLTRAVFASYTSESIQQLVHEMGMHILERFPQLRSVHLVAENRTRQIIAESTTDPMVKVCSDPFPAYGVIRLTVQRAV from the coding sequence ATGACAGAGATGGTAACGTACCAGCACAGTTACGGGAAAGCATACATTCCAGTTTATCGCTTCAGTGCGCGCCCGCTGACTGGTCTTTCCCCCATTCCTGAGTCATCGTTCACAGGACGCACCAACATGGCCTTTTTTCATGAAGTCGATCTCGAGGTGTTTGGCGAGCGGTTTCTCCGCTCCTACACCGACGGGGATAATCGCGACGTGATCGCTACTGACTCGATGAAGAACTTTATCCTGCGCCACTCACTCGATTTCGATGGCGCTACTCAGGAAGCTTTCCTTTTCTTCCTTGGATCGGCCTTCCTGAAAACCTACCAGCATGTCGAGCATGTCCGGTTGACTGCTCGCGAGATCCCCTTTGTGCCGCTGACCGTCCCACAGAACGGGCAGTTCGTATCAAGCACCATAGCCTTCGCTGCTTCTCCTGGAGCCTACGCAACAGCAACGCTGGCGCTGGCTCGAGATGGCGGCCACACGCTCGTTACTGAGCACCAATGCGGCTACGTCAACCAACTGTTGATGAAGCTCTCGGGCAGCGCCTTCACCGGTTTTATTCGCGATGACTACACGACGCTACCAGAAACACGTGATCGGCCGCTCGCTATCAAGCTTGACGTCTTCTGGCAGTATCAGACGGCCGACGACCTTCTCGCACCCGATCACGGCCGCTATGTTGCAGCTGAGCAAGTGCGCGATCTCACGCGCGCGGTTTTCGCCTCCTACACGAGTGAATCAATTCAGCAACTCGTTCATGAGATGGGGATGCACATCCTCGAACGATTTCCACAGCTCCGCAGTGTGCACCTTGTGGCTGAAAACCGTACGCGCCAGATCATTGCCGAATCCACAACCGATCCAATGGTCAAAGTCTGTTCAGATCCGTTCCCAGCCTACGGCGTCATTCGGCTGACAGTGCAGCGCGCGGTATGA
- the uraD gene encoding 2-oxo-4-hydroxy-4-carboxy-5-ureidoimidazoline decarboxylase codes for MENQVLRLDELNQLDRETFVARLRFLFEDAPWVLAAAWERRPFAHLEDLYAALCAALYAGSAEQHEALIRAHPELAGRDALAGAITPESAREQAMAGLNRLAAHELAQFQALNQAYRERFGFPFVICVREHTREEILAALQSRLTNSRQDELRQALHEITRICWFRLVDTVSDTHASAATT; via the coding sequence GTGGAGAACCAGGTGCTTAGGCTCGACGAACTGAACCAGCTCGACCGTGAAACCTTCGTCGCACGACTTCGCTTCCTCTTTGAGGACGCGCCCTGGGTTCTCGCTGCAGCGTGGGAACGCCGGCCATTTGCTCACCTTGAAGATCTCTATGCTGCACTCTGCGCTGCGCTCTACGCAGGCTCCGCTGAGCAACACGAGGCATTGATTCGTGCTCACCCTGAGCTTGCTGGCCGTGATGCGCTAGCTGGCGCCATCACACCAGAAAGTGCCCGCGAGCAAGCAATGGCAGGATTGAACCGCCTGGCCGCGCACGAACTCGCTCAGTTCCAAGCACTCAATCAGGCATATCGTGAACGCTTCGGTTTTCCGTTCGTCATCTGTGTGCGAGAGCACACACGCGAGGAGATTCTGGCAGCGCTCCAATCTCGGCTCACGAACAGCCGCCAGGACGAGCTACGCCAGGCATTACACGAGATCACGCGCATCTGCTGGTTCCGGTTGGTCGATACCGTGAGCGATACCCATGCGTCAGCGGCAACCACATAA
- the gcl gene encoding glyoxylate carboligase, protein MARMRASEALVKILESEGVEVIFGVPGANINPVYRALAASPIRHITVRHEEGGTHAADGYARASGKIGVCIGTSGPAGTNMVTGLYTALADSVPILTITGQAPTRILHKEAFQAVDIAEIVRTVTKRSFLVREPAQLPWIVREAFRIMRDGRPGPVHIDLPLDVQLAEIDYDPEVDAPLPIFRVAPPPAAVQRALAWLLTAERPLILAGGGVICANASEELRQLAEYLQIPVVPTLMGWGSIPDDHPLAVGLVGIQTQTRSGNQTFLEADLVLAIGARFAERHTGDLAIYRHGKRFIHVDVEPTQLGRVFPPDLGIVSDAQLFLRALLAAAQAATPPREPSAWVRRVQTLKTALSRPTDFADIPIRPERVFQEINAVFGPQTIFTTAIGLYQIWSGQFQRVFRPRHYLVCGQAGPLGWEVPAAIGAKLAQPSHPVVAICGDYSFQFLMEELAVAVQYRIPIVVIIVNNGNLGLIRQNQRYAHGIRYGVDLGYDLNNGYGIDHVQVAKGMGALARRVQHPDDIQPALRWAAALVEQAERPVLVEILVDPEADAAMGSALDQIREFVPTPDVAGVGV, encoded by the coding sequence ATGGCACGGATGCGTGCGAGCGAAGCGCTCGTCAAGATATTGGAATCCGAGGGTGTCGAGGTCATTTTCGGCGTACCGGGCGCCAACATCAATCCGGTCTATCGCGCACTAGCGGCGAGCCCAATCCGTCACATCACAGTGCGGCACGAGGAGGGCGGGACACACGCTGCCGATGGCTACGCACGCGCCAGCGGCAAGATTGGCGTCTGCATCGGCACTTCAGGGCCAGCAGGCACCAACATGGTCACTGGGCTCTACACCGCCCTGGCAGATTCCGTGCCGATCCTGACGATCACCGGCCAAGCGCCAACACGTATTCTGCATAAAGAAGCATTCCAGGCTGTCGACATCGCTGAAATCGTGCGGACCGTGACCAAGCGCAGCTTCCTGGTCCGTGAGCCAGCTCAACTCCCATGGATCGTCCGTGAAGCATTCCGCATCATGCGCGACGGTCGTCCAGGCCCAGTGCACATCGATCTGCCGCTCGATGTCCAGCTTGCCGAAATCGATTACGATCCCGAAGTTGACGCCCCCTTGCCAATCTTCCGCGTTGCTCCACCGCCGGCAGCTGTTCAACGCGCACTTGCCTGGCTCCTCACGGCTGAGCGCCCGCTCATTCTCGCTGGCGGTGGAGTGATTTGTGCCAACGCAAGCGAGGAATTACGGCAACTGGCTGAGTACCTCCAAATTCCGGTCGTACCGACCCTCATGGGCTGGGGCTCCATCCCCGACGATCACCCACTTGCTGTTGGGCTGGTTGGCATTCAGACGCAGACACGCTCAGGCAACCAGACGTTCCTCGAGGCTGATCTCGTGCTCGCGATTGGCGCGCGCTTTGCCGAACGTCATACGGGTGACCTTGCAATCTACCGTCACGGCAAGCGGTTCATCCACGTCGACGTTGAACCAACACAGCTTGGGCGTGTCTTCCCGCCAGACCTCGGTATTGTCAGTGACGCACAACTCTTTCTCCGTGCGTTGCTTGCAGCCGCCCAAGCCGCAACACCGCCGCGTGAACCAAGCGCGTGGGTTCGGCGAGTGCAGACACTCAAGACAGCGTTGTCTCGCCCAACTGACTTCGCTGACATTCCGATCCGCCCAGAGCGCGTCTTCCAGGAGATTAACGCCGTCTTTGGCCCGCAGACAATCTTTACGACAGCTATCGGCCTCTATCAGATTTGGAGTGGTCAGTTCCAGCGTGTCTTTCGGCCACGGCACTACCTCGTCTGCGGGCAAGCCGGGCCACTCGGATGGGAAGTACCAGCCGCGATTGGCGCCAAACTTGCCCAGCCAAGCCATCCCGTCGTTGCAATTTGCGGCGACTACTCGTTCCAGTTCTTGATGGAAGAGCTCGCTGTCGCTGTACAGTATCGCATCCCGATTGTGGTGATCATTGTCAACAATGGAAATCTTGGGCTCATCCGCCAAAACCAGCGTTACGCCCATGGCATCCGATACGGTGTTGACCTTGGCTATGACCTCAACAATGGCTACGGCATTGACCACGTACAGGTCGCCAAAGGCATGGGGGCACTCGCGCGCCGTGTCCAGCATCCTGACGACATTCAACCGGCACTACGCTGGGCAGCAGCACTTGTTGAGCAAGCCGAACGCCCGGTACTCGTAGAAATTCTCGTTGATCCAGAAGCGGACGCCGCCATGGGAAGTGCACTCGATCAGATTCGCGAATTTGTGCCCACGCCTGATGTTGCAGGCGTTGGAGTATAA
- a CDS encoding aldolase/citrate lyase family protein, whose protein sequence is MGAQTSTGEQGYDAAVRQLAAVLHRALRAESGAGPREARFRDDTQAVRQADWCVALPPSLARQQVTLLVPAGDATALVRGLASGADTVLLDFDDTFAPSLQNLRRGWAHLATLSVRQPGMPLIMVRPRPAWLQDQTVYVDGEPACAAAVDVAYYLTAVASHGSAWLYLPKVATMEEACAWDQALTAAEQALAWQPNAVRVIVQIECLSAIFQADEILWALRNRALGLNAGRWDYCASVIRSLGRVLPPLPARDQLTSQTPFLAAYLRQLTRVCQRRKALAIGGVANLATDERARAVLAEKQWEAQLGFHGAWAGHPEAVPLVRQAYHAVTSMVPAVPAARGDESTIAQQLCTLPTIASLPVAALQRALNKLAAWLRAWQAGNALVVHDGEFEDLSTAEVTRAQLWQWRWHRVQLDDGDWLTEERFQTECQSVGDAALSRLLAELTADTAIDHPLPSLVSPGEGALT, encoded by the coding sequence GTGGGCGCACAGACGAGTACCGGAGAGCAGGGATACGATGCGGCAGTGCGGCAGCTTGCTGCCGTGCTTCATCGTGCGTTACGTGCTGAGAGTGGCGCTGGACCGCGAGAGGCGCGGTTTCGTGACGATACCCAAGCCGTGCGCCAGGCCGACTGGTGCGTTGCGCTGCCACCGTCACTGGCTCGGCAGCAGGTCACACTCCTTGTGCCGGCTGGTGATGCTACGGCGCTCGTCCGTGGGCTTGCCTCAGGTGCTGATACAGTGCTGCTCGACTTCGATGATACCTTTGCGCCGTCCTTGCAGAATCTCCGGCGTGGCTGGGCGCATCTCGCGACCTTGTCCGTGCGACAACCTGGTATGCCGCTGATCATGGTACGGCCACGGCCGGCCTGGCTCCAGGACCAAACTGTCTACGTCGATGGTGAGCCGGCGTGTGCAGCTGCTGTCGACGTCGCGTACTACCTTACTGCGGTCGCGTCCCACGGCAGCGCATGGCTCTATCTGCCCAAAGTCGCCACGATGGAAGAGGCCTGTGCCTGGGATCAGGCCCTCACGGCTGCCGAGCAGGCGTTAGCGTGGCAGCCAAACGCTGTACGGGTGATCGTGCAAATTGAGTGTCTCTCGGCAATCTTCCAAGCGGACGAGATCCTTTGGGCATTGCGCAATCGTGCGCTTGGCCTCAACGCTGGGCGCTGGGATTACTGTGCGAGTGTGATCCGTTCTCTCGGTCGCGTGCTTCCGCCGCTGCCAGCACGCGACCAGCTCACAAGCCAGACGCCGTTTCTTGCGGCCTATCTGCGCCAACTCACCCGTGTCTGCCAGCGACGGAAAGCGCTAGCGATCGGCGGGGTTGCCAACCTTGCGACAGATGAACGCGCTAGAGCTGTCCTCGCCGAGAAGCAGTGGGAAGCCCAACTGGGATTCCACGGAGCGTGGGCTGGACACCCTGAGGCTGTACCGCTCGTGCGTCAGGCTTACCACGCGGTCACATCGATGGTGCCTGCGGTACCTGCTGCGCGAGGCGATGAATCGACTATCGCCCAGCAGCTGTGCACACTGCCGACAATCGCGTCACTCCCCGTTGCTGCGCTACAGCGGGCGCTGAACAAGCTCGCAGCGTGGCTCCGGGCATGGCAGGCGGGGAACGCGCTGGTCGTCCATGATGGAGAATTCGAAGACCTTTCGACCGCGGAGGTCACACGGGCACAACTCTGGCAATGGCGTTGGCATCGCGTGCAGCTCGACGATGGCGATTGGCTTACGGAAGAGCGCTTTCAGACCGAATGCCAATCGGTTGGGGATGCGGCACTTTCCCGTCTGCTTGCTGAGTTGACTGCTGACACGGCAATTGATCACCCATTGCCGAGCCTCGTGTCACCAGGCGAAGGAGCACTGACGTGA